The Longimicrobium sp. genome includes the window GCTACGACATCGTGGACCACCGCACGCTCAACCGCGAGATCGGCACCGAGCACGACCACGCGCGCATGACGGCGGCGCTGCGTGAGCAGAACATGGGCCACCTGCTCGACATCGTTCCCAACCACATGGGCGTGGCCATGGGCGTGCGCGGCCACCGGAACCCGTGGTGGATGAGCGTGCTGGAAAACGGGCCCGCCTCGCCCTACGCCCGCTACTTCGACATCGACTGGGAGCCGCTGAACCCCGAGCTGCACGGCAAGGTGCTGCTTCCCGTGCTGGGCGACCAGTTCGGCTGCGTGCTCGAGGCGGGCGAGCTGAAGCTGGTGTACGAGGACGGCCAGTTCCGGGTGGAGTACTACGAGACCGTGCTTCCCGTGGCCCCCGGCGCCACCGCGCCCGTGCTGCAGCTGGCGATGGAAAAGACCGGGCTGGCGGCCGACCACCCCGACCGCATGGAGCTGGAAAGCATTCTCACCGCCCTGCGCCACCTGCCGCCGCGGGCCAGCACCGACCCGGAAAGCGTCACCGAACGCGACCGCGAGCGCGTGGTCGCCCGCCGGCGGCTGGACGTGCTGTACGGAACCTCCGACGCGGTGCGCGAGGCGCTGGATGCGGCCGTCGCCGAGTTCAACGGCACGCCGGGCGAGCCCCACTCGTTCGACCGCCTGGCCACGCTGCTGAACGACCAGGCGTACCGGCTTGCGTTCTGGCGGGTGGCGGCGGAGGAGATCAACTACCGGCGCTTCTTCGACGTCAACGACCTGGCGGGGCTGCGCACGGAGCTGCCCGCGGTCTTCCACGACTCGCATGAGCTGATCCTGCGCATGGTGCGCGAGGGGCACGTGACGGGGCTGCGCATCGACCACCCCGACGGGCTGTTCGATCCGCAGGGCTACCTGCGCGACCTGCAGCGCGAGTGCGTGGGGCTGGACGCGAAGGAGCGCTTCTACGTGCTGGTGGAAAAGATCCTGACCGGCGACGAGACGCTTCCGGAGGAGTGGCCAGTGGCGGGAACGGTGGGCTACGAGTACATGAACCGCGTCAACGGCCTGTTCGTAGACCCGGGGAACGAGGCGGCGCTGGACGCCATCTACCGCACGTTCACGGGGCAGCGGACGGACTTCGAAGACCTGGTCTACCAGAAGAAGCTGCTGATCCTGCGCACCTCGCTCGTCAGCGAGCTCACGGTGCTGACCACCATGCTGGACCGCATCAGCGAGCAGAACCGCTGCTACCGCGACTTCACCTGGGGCAGCCTTCGCGACGCGCTGCGCGAGGTGATCGCCTGCTTTCCCGTCTACCGCACCTACATCGACGCCTTTGCCGGCAGGATCATTGAGCGCGACCGCGGCTACGTGATGCAGGCGGTGGAGCTGGCGCGCGAGCGCAACCACAACATGCCCAGTTCGCTCTTCGACTTCGTTCGCGACACGCTGCTGCTGGAGTGGCCCGATTCGCTGGACGAGGAGGCGCGGCAGCAGCACGCGCGCTTCGTGATGAAGGTGCAGCAGCTGAC containing:
- the treY gene encoding malto-oligosyltrehalose synthase translates to MNQPETTPGAPTRVPSSTYRLQLHAGFTFRQAADIVPYLAELGISDLYASPYLQARPGSMHGYDIVDHRTLNREIGTEHDHARMTAALREQNMGHLLDIVPNHMGVAMGVRGHRNPWWMSVLENGPASPYARYFDIDWEPLNPELHGKVLLPVLGDQFGCVLEAGELKLVYEDGQFRVEYYETVLPVAPGATAPVLQLAMEKTGLAADHPDRMELESILTALRHLPPRASTDPESVTERDRERVVARRRLDVLYGTSDAVREALDAAVAEFNGTPGEPHSFDRLATLLNDQAYRLAFWRVAAEEINYRRFFDVNDLAGLRTELPAVFHDSHELILRMVREGHVTGLRIDHPDGLFDPQGYLRDLQRECVGLDAKERFYVLVEKILTGDETLPEEWPVAGTVGYEYMNRVNGLFVDPGNEAALDAIYRTFTGQRTDFEDLVYQKKLLILRTSLVSELTVLTTMLDRISEQNRCYRDFTWGSLRDALREVIACFPVYRTYIDAFAGRIIERDRGYVMQAVELARERNHNMPSSLFDFVRDTLLLEWPDSLDEEARQQHARFVMKVQQLTGPVMAKGVEDTTFYVFNRLISLNEVGGEPDRFGISPDEFHAFNLERAERWPHAMSASSTHDTKRSEDVRARINVLSEIPVLWSDRVNAWAAENARFKRGTERRPIPHANDEYLLYQTIVGAWPFADTSDQARQDFIGRVQAYMEKATREAKMHTSWINPSEAYDQGLRDFVADVLRPGENAFVESLAEFHPLVSRLGMVNSLAQTLVKLASPGVPDIYQGQEIWDFSLVDPDNRRPVDFDLRRRLMDDLKRRAEDGDGVAAARDLVDNWHDGRIKLHVVQSGLRLRAAYPAVFGTGDYVPLESEGEKAEHVVAFARTAEGAAVIAVVPRLVAKLTRVREFALPEAGDFAGTRLTLPAHLAGRYRNVLTGEELSGADGSLNVEDVFANFPVALLERIG